In one window of Desulfonatronum thioautotrophicum DNA:
- a CDS encoding GDP-L-fucose synthase family protein, producing MQDNTKIYVAGHRGLVGSALVRVLEAKGCRNVLQRTSAELDLTDQEAVRRFFEQERPDSVFLAAAKVGGILANNTYPAQFIHVNLAIQTNVIHEAWRSGVRRLLFLGSSCIFPRDCPQPMKEEYLLTGPLEPTNRPYAVAKIAGIEMCWAYNREYGTRYLAVMPTNLYGPNDNYDLAGSHVIPAMIRKFHEAKVAGAPHVTLWGTGAPRREFLHVDDLARACVYLMDLPETEYAGLLKEDVAPLLNIGSGEDQTIRELAEMVRETVGYQGDIVWDTGKPDGTPRKLLDVSRMRNLGWKPVLDLQEGLEMTYQDFLATPRLPSSATGAG from the coding sequence ATGCAAGACAACACGAAAATCTACGTAGCCGGCCATCGCGGCCTGGTTGGTTCGGCCCTGGTGCGGGTTTTGGAAGCCAAGGGGTGTCGGAACGTTCTTCAGCGGACCAGCGCGGAACTGGATCTGACCGATCAGGAAGCCGTACGCCGGTTTTTCGAGCAGGAACGTCCGGACTCCGTCTTCCTGGCCGCGGCCAAGGTGGGCGGAATCCTGGCCAACAACACCTATCCGGCCCAGTTCATCCACGTCAATCTGGCCATCCAGACCAACGTGATCCACGAAGCCTGGCGTAGCGGAGTGCGCCGCCTGCTCTTCCTGGGTTCGTCCTGCATCTTTCCCCGGGATTGCCCCCAGCCCATGAAGGAAGAGTACCTGCTCACCGGCCCCCTGGAGCCCACCAACCGGCCTTACGCCGTGGCCAAGATCGCGGGCATCGAGATGTGCTGGGCCTACAACCGGGAGTACGGCACCCGCTACCTGGCCGTGATGCCCACCAATCTCTACGGCCCCAACGACAATTACGACTTGGCCGGCAGTCACGTCATCCCGGCCATGATCCGCAAATTCCACGAGGCCAAAGTCGCCGGTGCACCGCACGTCACCCTCTGGGGCACCGGCGCGCCGCGCCGGGAGTTCCTGCACGTGGACGACCTGGCCCGGGCCTGTGTATACCTGATGGACTTGCCCGAAACGGAGTATGCCGGGCTCTTAAAAGAGGACGTCGCACCGCTGCTGAACATCGGCTCCGGGGAGGATCAGACCATTCGGGAACTGGCCGAGATGGTCCGCGAGACGGTCGGGTATCAGGGGGATATCGTCTGGGATACGGGCAAGCCGGACGGCACTCCGCGCAAGCTCCTGGATGTCTCCCGGATGCGGAATCTGGGGTGGAAGCCTGTTTTGGATCTGCAAGAAGGCCTGGAAATGACGTATCAGGATTTCCTCGCCACCCCGCGTCTTCCGTCTTCAGCGACTGGCGCAGGGTGA
- a CDS encoding sensor histidine kinase produces the protein MASRPLRIGITTKLLAWSLALITIFYIITFALFLGIKGIVSTSGRIVNEDFATITQSDQVMDTLLSYLENLRKYQILGREEYLSASWDHLENLQLLVGGTVIRRDHSPGLFSLQTDLAKYLHNGNHGLFPGENEAERWISLVSMDRMDRFERINTSVQSIYAKGAAAYRWGLIGLATATFLGIAASLGVALHLHRSLRAIRQGIGRMTHNEEFQPIRTNSSDELGELAEAFNAMAERLEVEARMRAEFISMLSHEIRTPLTSIREAISLVQDGVLGPVDQRQSAYLDIAQKEAHRLSDLLSKLMQISNLGSKGIELHIQALPLRNLVQEAILRVQPIAVKKSITIAPPDLDENTWVLADKEHIQQVLFNLLGNALKFTPTDSLVTISTTMRKVSNTVKICVTDQGPGIPLQEQKYVFERFYRGKSIQKITDGAGLGLSISRQIIEAHSGEIWLEETAPTGSAFCFTLLLATDRHFEGS, from the coding sequence ATGGCATCCAGACCGCTGCGCATCGGGATCACGACGAAACTCCTGGCCTGGAGTCTCGCCCTGATCACGATCTTTTACATTATAACTTTTGCTCTTTTCTTGGGGATCAAGGGGATCGTCTCTACGTCAGGGCGGATCGTCAATGAAGACTTCGCGACGATCACCCAATCTGACCAAGTCATGGATACCCTTCTGAGTTATCTTGAAAATCTGCGAAAGTACCAGATATTAGGACGAGAAGAATATCTATCAGCTTCCTGGGATCACTTGGAAAATCTTCAACTCCTGGTTGGTGGAACCGTCATCCGCAGGGATCATTCTCCGGGCCTTTTCTCCTTGCAAACAGACCTTGCAAAATATTTGCACAATGGGAATCATGGACTCTTCCCCGGTGAAAATGAGGCCGAGCGCTGGATATCCTTGGTTTCGATGGACCGCATGGATCGCTTTGAGCGGATAAATACAAGCGTGCAGAGTATTTACGCCAAAGGGGCCGCGGCATATCGCTGGGGTCTCATCGGACTTGCGACAGCAACCTTTTTGGGTATTGCCGCAAGTCTGGGAGTCGCCCTGCACCTGCATCGCTCCTTGCGGGCAATCCGGCAGGGAATCGGCAGGATGACCCATAATGAAGAGTTCCAGCCGATCCGCACGAATTCCTCAGATGAACTTGGGGAACTGGCTGAAGCGTTCAATGCCATGGCCGAGCGCCTGGAGGTGGAAGCCCGAATGCGCGCGGAGTTCATATCCATGCTTAGCCATGAAATCCGTACTCCGCTGACGAGCATCCGGGAGGCTATCAGCCTCGTCCAAGACGGGGTTCTGGGCCCGGTTGACCAACGCCAGTCAGCCTACCTGGATATCGCCCAGAAGGAAGCCCACAGACTTTCCGATCTTCTCTCTAAATTGATGCAAATCTCCAATCTGGGTTCAAAAGGAATTGAACTCCATATCCAAGCCTTGCCCCTGCGGAATCTGGTTCAAGAAGCCATTCTGCGGGTCCAACCCATTGCCGTGAAAAAATCCATAACCATTGCTCCGCCGGATTTGGATGAGAATACCTGGGTTTTGGCCGACAAGGAGCATATTCAGCAAGTACTCTTTAACCTGTTGGGAAATGCCCTGAAGTTCACCCCCACGGATTCCCTGGTTACAATCAGCACCACGATGCGGAAGGTTTCCAATACGGTGAAAATTTGTGTCACGGACCAAGGGCCGGGAATTCCGCTCCAAGAGCAAAAATATGTCTTTGAGCGTTTCTACCGTGGAAAGAGCATCCAAAAAATTACCGATGGCGCCGGATTGGGGCTCAGCATTTCCCGGCAGATCATCGAAGCCCATTCAGGAGAAATATGGCTGGAAGAAACGGCGCCAACCGGAAGTGCCTTCTGTTTCACACTCCTCTTGGCTACGGACCGACATTTCGAGGGTTCATGA
- a CDS encoding addiction module protein: protein MHQDVVLIEKEALSLPLDQRALLVERLFQSLGREDELITQRWSEEAEKRLDAYYAGKVSAVDGPSFVASLRRELA, encoded by the coding sequence ATGCATCAGGATGTCGTACTTATCGAGAAAGAGGCGTTGTCACTTCCCCTGGATCAACGAGCGCTTCTTGTTGAACGTCTCTTTCAGTCTCTGGGCCGAGAGGACGAACTTATCACGCAAAGGTGGAGTGAAGAAGCCGAAAAACGGCTTGACGCATATTATGCCGGAAAGGTCTCTGCAGTGGATGGACCATCTTTTGTCGCGTCACTTCGTCGAGAGCTGGCATGA
- a CDS encoding helix-turn-helix domain-containing protein translates to MSKKNVGARIRSLREEQELSLEQLAERSGLEPDFIARMEASQDPPSLGPLVKAARGLGVRLGTFLDDHVSRDPLIVRFAERQAGLNMHRGQDSPVALRFFPLGVGKTDRHMEPFFIQVLPESAKDRHLSNHEGEEFIVVVSGEIEIRYGQETHRLKSGDSIYYNSAVPHHVGAVGGEAAQIYAVLYIPE, encoded by the coding sequence ATGAGCAAAAAAAACGTTGGTGCCCGAATTCGCAGCCTGCGCGAGGAGCAGGAACTTTCTCTTGAGCAATTGGCCGAACGTAGCGGCCTTGAGCCGGATTTCATCGCCCGCATGGAGGCATCCCAGGATCCTCCGTCCCTGGGGCCGTTGGTCAAGGCCGCCCGGGGGTTGGGCGTGCGCCTGGGCACGTTCCTGGATGATCACGTCAGCCGTGACCCGCTGATCGTTCGATTCGCGGAACGTCAGGCCGGCCTGAACATGCACCGGGGGCAGGACAGCCCGGTGGCCTTGCGCTTTTTTCCCCTGGGTGTGGGCAAGACAGACCGGCACATGGAACCGTTCTTCATTCAGGTTCTGCCTGAATCGGCCAAAGACAGACACCTTTCGAACCATGAAGGCGAGGAGTTCATCGTCGTGGTTTCGGGTGAAATCGAGATCCGTTACGGCCAGGAAACTCACCGGCTGAAATCCGGAGACTCCATCTACTACAATTCCGCCGTTCCCCACCATGTCGGCGCGGTGGGAGGCGAGGCCGCACAAATCTACGCCGTATTGTATATTCCGGAGTAG
- a CDS encoding TIGR04211 family SH3 domain-containing protein, with protein sequence MKTLLWMTSLFFFSLLFSTDDVHARSIYVADRQEITKRTGPSTDHRIVKMLPSGTLLTVLEEGDGWLRVRDGEGSSGWVLQRFTTSELPARLQLERLQQEHENLREASGGALGRIAELEATTRQLENTLSETAQNYAALEQEHAALLTEAAHVVELRQRHDTTTVQLEQVQTRVQELSSENEQLRASERLRWFLFGGGVVFTAWFFGFLTGRMQRKRRSGLQY encoded by the coding sequence ATGAAAACACTTTTATGGATGACCTCGCTGTTTTTTTTCTCCCTCTTGTTCAGCACTGACGACGTGCATGCCAGATCAATTTACGTTGCTGATCGTCAAGAGATCACCAAACGGACCGGTCCTTCCACGGACCATCGAATCGTGAAGATGCTGCCCTCCGGGACCTTGCTGACGGTTTTGGAGGAGGGCGACGGTTGGCTGCGCGTGCGAGATGGGGAAGGCAGTTCAGGGTGGGTTTTGCAGCGATTCACGACGAGTGAGCTGCCCGCGCGTCTGCAACTGGAGCGATTGCAGCAAGAACATGAAAATCTCCGGGAGGCATCCGGTGGGGCTTTGGGTCGCATCGCCGAGCTGGAAGCGACAACACGGCAGCTGGAGAACACCCTTTCCGAAACAGCGCAGAATTATGCCGCCCTGGAGCAGGAGCATGCGGCATTGCTCACGGAGGCTGCCCATGTCGTGGAACTTCGCCAACGTCATGATACCACAACGGTGCAACTGGAGCAGGTGCAAACCAGGGTTCAAGAACTCAGCTCCGAGAATGAGCAACTTCGGGCCTCGGAGCGCCTACGGTGGTTTCTGTTCGGTGGCGGTGTTGTCTTTACAGCGTGGTTTTTCGGTTTCCTGACTGGGCGAATGCAACGAAAACGCCGCTCAGGCCTCCAGTACTGA
- the cobM gene encoding precorrin-4 C(11)-methyltransferase, protein MSPAPLPVVHFVGAGPGDPELLTLKAQRLIREADLIIYAGSLVPVVMLEGAKDSCRIVDSSGLTLDQTHELIRDAVRSGRRVVRLHTGDPGLYGAVREQARLLDAEGISYAVVPGVTAAMAAAAAANVSFTIPKICQTLILTRLDGRTRVPELEQLRGLAAHQAALAVYLSGPNHQRLAQELLDGGYPPDTTIIAAHRVGWPEEDIQRLTLDKLAKTEAEPLWERQTIFLVLPSQELATTSRLYAPEFEHGFRGERGSSPVSAVAEVASSRQ, encoded by the coding sequence ATGAGCCCGGCACCGCTTCCCGTCGTCCATTTCGTCGGCGCAGGACCGGGAGATCCGGAGCTGCTGACCCTCAAGGCCCAGCGACTGATCCGCGAAGCGGATCTGATCATCTATGCCGGTTCCCTGGTGCCAGTGGTCATGCTCGAGGGGGCCAAGGACTCCTGCCGGATCGTGGATTCCTCCGGCCTGACCCTGGATCAGACCCACGAGCTGATCCGCGACGCGGTCCGCTCAGGTCGGCGGGTGGTCCGGCTGCACACCGGTGATCCGGGCCTCTACGGCGCGGTACGCGAACAGGCCCGCCTTCTGGACGCGGAGGGCATCTCCTACGCCGTGGTCCCCGGCGTGACCGCGGCCATGGCCGCCGCGGCCGCGGCCAACGTGTCCTTCACCATCCCCAAGATTTGCCAGACCCTGATTCTGACCCGTCTGGACGGCCGTACCCGGGTCCCTGAATTGGAACAGCTGCGGGGGCTGGCCGCTCACCAGGCGGCCCTGGCCGTGTATCTCAGCGGCCCCAACCACCAAAGGCTGGCCCAAGAACTGCTCGACGGCGGCTACCCCCCGGACACCACGATCATCGCCGCCCACCGCGTCGGCTGGCCCGAGGAAGACATCCAGCGCCTGACCCTGGACAAACTGGCCAAGACCGAGGCAGAACCTCTCTGGGAACGCCAGACCATCTTCCTCGTCCTCCCCAGCCAGGAACTGGCCACCACATCCAGACTGTACGCTCCGGAGTTCGAACATGGATTTCGGGGGGAAAGAGGAAGTTCTCCGGTGAGCGCAGTCGCAGAGGTCGCATCTTCCCGACAATAA
- the cbiE gene encoding precorrin-6y C5,15-methyltransferase (decarboxylating) subunit CbiE has translation MAPSSPPPVSPNAPCRVDVVGLGQGRCTDLDHCRRVIHAADVLVAGERILTEFPDFPGERLVIKAPLSSILEKLDQARDAGRRVVVLVGGDPCFFGIGPLLVRRWGRENVRLHPATTTLQAAAALLGIAWQDVATVSLHGRNRATPLFAALGRHSWVAVYTDHVHPPATLAAMLLERGADNFRMWVFENLGLADQRWGMFPLEEAQTNAFSPLNLVLLERLQEPKIRLTLGMSEHDYVHEQGLITKPMVRAAALAALSLEPENLLWDLGAGCGSVGIEAGLLLPAGGVVAVEKEARRVAMIRKNVRRTNAFWVHVLHGRMPDCLTYLPEPDRIFLGGGLSQGDSLLETVCTRLRPGGRLVAALVLLESLEQVRVHLDRLHWPVELLQVQASHATPLAGGVRLNALNPVFLISSRKPDS, from the coding sequence ATGGCCCCATCCTCTCCGCCACCTGTCTCTCCAAACGCCCCCTGCCGCGTGGATGTCGTCGGCCTGGGACAAGGTCGGTGCACGGACTTGGATCACTGCCGCCGGGTGATTCACGCTGCCGATGTCCTGGTCGCTGGAGAGCGGATTTTGACCGAGTTCCCGGACTTTCCCGGTGAACGGCTTGTGATCAAGGCACCGCTATCATCGATCCTGGAAAAACTGGATCAAGCCCGCGATGCCGGACGCCGGGTGGTGGTTTTGGTAGGCGGTGACCCCTGTTTCTTTGGGATTGGTCCGCTTTTGGTCCGGCGTTGGGGGCGGGAGAACGTGCGGCTGCACCCGGCCACGACCACACTTCAGGCCGCGGCGGCACTCCTGGGCATTGCCTGGCAGGATGTGGCCACGGTTTCCCTGCATGGCAGGAATCGCGCCACACCGCTTTTCGCCGCCCTGGGGCGCCATTCCTGGGTCGCCGTTTATACGGACCACGTGCACCCTCCCGCGACCCTGGCCGCAATGCTGCTGGAGCGCGGAGCGGACAACTTCCGGATGTGGGTGTTCGAGAATCTGGGTCTGGCTGACCAGCGCTGGGGGATGTTTCCCCTGGAAGAGGCCCAGACCAATGCTTTCTCGCCCTTGAACCTGGTCCTTTTGGAACGGCTCCAGGAGCCGAAGATCAGACTGACCCTGGGCATGTCTGAACATGACTACGTCCACGAACAGGGCCTGATCACCAAGCCGATGGTCCGGGCCGCGGCGCTGGCGGCACTCTCCTTGGAGCCTGAAAACCTGCTCTGGGATCTCGGTGCCGGATGCGGCTCCGTGGGAATCGAGGCCGGATTGCTCCTGCCCGCGGGGGGCGTGGTGGCGGTGGAGAAAGAAGCTCGGAGGGTGGCCATGATCCGGAAAAATGTCCGCCGGACCAATGCGTTCTGGGTCCATGTCCTGCACGGACGGATGCCGGATTGTCTGACATACCTTCCCGAACCGGACCGCATTTTCCTCGGCGGCGGTCTTTCCCAAGGAGACAGCTTGCTGGAAACTGTCTGCACCCGGCTGAGGCCCGGCGGGCGACTCGTGGCCGCGCTGGTGCTGCTGGAAAGCCTCGAACAGGTCAGGGTCCATCTGGACCGACTGCATTGGCCTGTTGAGTTGCTTCAGGTTCAGGCCAGCCATGCGACGCCGCTGGCCGGTGGCGTGCGTCTGAACGCCCTGAACCCTGTTTTTTTGATCAGCAGCCGCAAACCGGACTCATGA